The genomic stretch ACAGAGCCACTTGGACTAACAATAAGCACCCACGTATTCCCGCTAAAAAGGCAGCGGTTAGATGCATCACTGTGCTTGAGGGGGAGGGGCCAAATAACGCACGCTGCTGCCCTGCCCTGTTGCTGACGGTTCTCTCTGGTAGGAGGTAGTATTCGAGAGTTGGCTTTGGGATATCTCAGAGAAACTCGGCTCCACAAGTTATTCTCAATACGTTGGATATTGGGTATATCGACCCTTTGTGGCAAAGTTGCCACAGCACTTGGCATGATGCCCGTCAATACGACttaatacatgtacacatcACCATGAGCATCACGCACGCCCCATATACCGGTCTCCAGAAAAACGGAGAAGTGGGGTGACTCCGGGCAACTGTGGCTTACTGTAATGAATTTACCTCATCCGTGCTGTTCTCAACTGATTTCTAGCTTCGGATACTTGCTCGTAGCCTGCAAATATCATATTAGTGCAGTATTTCGTATATCCTCATCTTTGTTAAATACACAATCTTACTCAAAAGGAATTGATTATCAAGACAacacatcttcaaggcccACAAAAGCTGTTGAAAAAATATAATTGAGGCTTCTAAAATAAGAGCAGTCTCCACGCCTCGGCTACATCGTGCCTTGCATATCGTTATTAAACATGTCGTAGCTCAAAATCCGATGATGTCTATGCCATATCAACTGACATGCTCCTTTCATTGAGATCTGCCACACGGATCAGCGGAAGTCGAGGCTGTGTCTGGGACAAAACGGTAGATCACTTGTAGCGGGCGATCATGGAGAATTTTCGTGTTGCGTCTGAGCAGTACGGATCGGACCGAGTACATTAAATGCGCTTGTTTTCATGGAACCAGATTGGTTGTCCAGAGTCCGAATTAAAGTGTTGGACTTTTGTTTTACTGATTTACCCTATACTTTTTTGGCCCAAGCTGCTAATTTAGGAACGGATGCCTTATAAGTCTCGGCATTGTATAATTGCTATTTTCCCTCATCTTCAATAGCTGTAGGTTCTCTTTCACATACTGCAACTGCAGATCTTTCATCCGTCGAAATGGAATGCTACCCCAATTCCCCAAATATTTCACACACCAATCTGATAAGATAGGCAAAcaacatacatacatagtATATCATCTGCCTATCAAATCTCCCCCCAATTCCCTATGCCGCCAAAACCCGCCAGGGCGCGCCCTATTTACAAGTACACtctttcttcgtcttctaCACGCGTATAGCCCAAACACAGTACGCCGTTAACAGATAACGAACCCCCTTTCCCTAGTTTTgccccagaaaaaaaaaaaccattcAGATAAAGCCGTTTTGGCGCGAAAAGAACCAATTTTGCGGAGGCGCCAAATCCCCGCAATGTAAGAGCTTGTGGTTCTACTTAGTCATCGCCCGATTGTATGAGGGTATatggagagggggggagtTGAGGTGCGGTTTGTTGGAATAAGGGCGCGATAATTGGGCTTTTATGAGAATTGAAGTTTCCATTCCCAAGCTTCTTTGTAAAGATCTGTAAACATCGTGAAGACTACGGTAGAACAAGGCCATACCCGGTAACAGCCAGTCTGAGATTCAATGTAAGTTGCTGTACACGaacctctctctcttcccctaTCAAAACACTGATACGACAAaagcctcagcctcatccTCACCTTCAAAAAGTGTTCAAAGGGAACTAATAGAGTAAAGAACACTTCAATCATGTCTCAATCCCCAGAAGACCGCCTCAAGGCCCGCAAGCCCGTTCCCACGCCCGTCCCGGCATATCTCCCAACTGCCGGATCTCCCTTGAGCGTTGACAAGCATCTCTACGCTGCCATTCAGCAGGCCCCGCGAGTTCTCGTGGAGGAGTTCACCGTGCCCATTCGATCAGGCAGGGCTTGGGAGGCACCGGCCGGGTCGATTATCGAGATAAGCACGCCCGAGGGACCGCAGGTTGGTAAGCTGCGTCATGTTGTTGCCCGTTGTCCTATATAGGCTTCACCCTCCGATATGGTTCCTTATACAAAAGGGATGATATGCACAGCTAACGCAACCCAAAAGGCGACCTCAACATCTGGAACCGCCACAACCCCCGCGAACGCTTCTGGGCGTCACGGACCAGACAACTCCATTCCACACACGTCACAACGCACGACCGCCTGTGGTCCAACCTCCCCTACATGCGGCCCCTCGTCACAATCATCTCCGACAGCCTCGCCTGGTACGGCAAGGACGAAAACGGCGGCCGCGTGCACGACCTGCTCGGAACACGCTGCGACCCGTACATCAACACCGTGCTGTCCGGATCGCAGTACGACTTCCACTGCCACTCCAACCTGAGCCGGGCCGTGGCCAAGTGGGGGCTGCGAGAGGATGACGTCCACGATGTGCTGAACTTGTTCCAGGTTACGGGGCTGGATGACAAGGGGCGGTACTTTATGAGTCCCTGTCCGGCGGAGAAGGGCGATTCGATTGAGTTTCTGGCGGAGCAGGATGTGCTCATGGCGTTGAGTATGTTTTGATATTCCACGTTTTGAAGTGCCATGACCACGTAGTAATGGATCCGAGGCGCTTTGCAAGCAGGGCATTTAGCTAACTGGATACTTTTTCCTAACAGGTACTTGTCCCGGCGGTGATCTCTCCCTCTGGGGCTTTGGAAGCGACAGCGAAAAGGAGATGATCAAGGTCTGCCGTCCCCTGCACGTCAAGGTATATCAGCTCCAGGACAAAGAGCTCTTGCAAAAGAGCGGGTGGAAGCCTGCGGAGACGGCGGGATATAAGGGTATGCATGGAGTCTTCTCTCCGGAAGGAGAGACCGCTCAGCGAAAATAGATGAAATTCGGAGGACGTGTGACCTAGAGTATATAGatggctgctcttctttcgtCTACTAGCACTAGAATAGTTGAAATATTGAGCGAGAGAATACAGATGCTCGTCTCTTGCCGGGCAGTATTGTACGATGCATTTTCATTATTCGTCTGGCACATGCCTAAAGATGTTGAAAGGGCGAATGGGAGCTGTGGGGTTAATACCCGAATAATGGTATAATTCAACTATCCTTACAACTCCAATTCCGTTACTGCCATTCTGTTCTATAAAACAAAACCGAGGTCGCGCGGCATACAATTTTTGTGTGTGTATTTTTGTATGTATTTGCTGAAGAAAACACGACCCAATTACTTCCATAGCTTGCCCAGGGAAACCTCCTTATCATCATGCTTGTTGAGAATCTTGGCCGTTGCCAGCTCAAAATCCTCTTGTGTGACGTGCACTCTCCTCTCACGGAGGGCGTACATGCCCGCTTCTGTGCACACACCCTTCAGCTCGGCTCCAGAGCAGCCATTCATCTTCTCTGCAATCTTGGTGAGGTTGATGCCTCTGGTCAAGTTCATCTTTCGGCTGTGGATTCGGAGAATGTCGGCTCGTGCCTCGATGCTAGGCGGGGGGGAATTCGATCTTGCGGTCGATACGGCCGGGTCGCAGCAGAGCGGGGTCGAGAATGTCGAGACGATTCGTGGCCATGATGACCTTGATGTTCTTGGTGGGCTCGAAGCCATCCAGCTGGTTGAGCAGCTCCAACATGGTTCGCTGGACCTCGGAGTCGCCACCCGATGAGCCCTCAACTCGAGAGGAACCAATGCTGTCGATTTCATCCATGAAGATGATTGAGGGGGCATGCTCTCgggccatgatgaagagctcTCGGACCATTCGGCTACCCTCACCAATGTATTTCTGCACCAGTTCTGAACCAGAGACTCTGATAAACTTGCAAGCTGTGTGGTGGGCTACAGCTCTGGCCAGCA from Trichoderma atroviride chromosome 3, complete sequence encodes the following:
- a CDS encoding uncharacterized protein (EggNog:ENOG41) — encoded protein: MSQSPEDRLKARKPVPTPVPAYLPTAGSPLSVDKHLYAAIQQAPRVLVEEFTVPIRSGRAWEAPAGSIIEISTPEGPQVGDLNIWNRHNPRERFWASRTRQLHSTHVTTHDRLWSNLPYMRPLVTIISDSLAWYGKDENGGRVHDLLGTRCDPYINTVLSGSQYDFHCHSNLSRAVAKWGLREDDVHDVLNLFQVTGLDDKGRYFMSPCPAEKGDSIEFLAEQDVLMALSTCPGGDLSLWGFGSDSEKEMIKVCRPLHVKVYQLQDKELLQKSGWKPAETAGYKGMHGVFSPEGETAQRK